From the genome of Amycolatopsis camponoti:
CGCCGAACGTGTCGACGGTCCAGCGGATCGCCTCGTCCGCGGTCGCTTCGGCGAGTTCTTTGGACGCGCGCTCGGCGAGCGTCTTGTAGTCGGCAGTGGCGGTCATCGGGACACCTCCGGAAGGGACAGTCCGAGGAACTTGACCGAGAAAACCCGGCGACAGGCCGAACAAAGCCAGCCGCCGTTCTCTTCCGGCCGCAGATCTTCGTCGCCGCAGTACGGGCAGTGGTACGGCACGGCGCGTTCGGTGGAGGTCACTGCAGGGCGCTCTCGTCGGCGCGCCCGGCCCACTGCGCGAACCGTTCGCCGTCTTCGCGCCCGGTGACGTAGTTGCGCACGACGCGCTCGACGTACCCGGTCAGCTCCGACGCGGTCACCTTGTGGCCGCGCAGCTTCCGGCCGAACCCGGCGTCGAGGCCGAGGCCGCCGCCGAGGTGCACCTGGAAGCCTTCGACCTGGTTGCCGTCGGCGTCGGTGACGATCTGGCCCTTGAGGCCGATGTCCGCGGTCTGGATCCGCGCGCAGGAGTTGGGGCAGC
Proteins encoded in this window:
- a CDS encoding Insertion element protein, with protein sequence MTSTERAVPYHCPYCGDEDLRPEENGGWLCSACRRVFSVKFLGLSLPEVSR